A genomic segment from Methanolobus zinderi encodes:
- a CDS encoding type II secretion system F family protein, with translation MVNPYFTFAFNIFGNYFTRKRLEYFDLRHNLLKNRMDIAYDAYLSGAVLTSIIGSLVALIGFILIITFIGVPEFRATRLTFPAWFAPYLEYKSLLIALVGAVVITIVVFIVIYQLFLLYPVLMSSDRKRRIDIMLPYAVNYMSAMSGAGVFPADLFRSLASNPIYGEVSVECRYMVRDLEVLGTDLVTAMKNLSLTTPSLMLQDFLQGAITVVTSGGELETYFEIKTEQYLLENRQRQKEFLETLGLLGETYVTAFVAGPLFLIVVISIMSIMGNAQMIFLYLIIYAIIPIGSIMYVILISSMTPET, from the coding sequence ATGGTTAATCCGTATTTCACTTTCGCATTCAACATATTCGGGAACTATTTCACAAGGAAGAGACTTGAATATTTCGATCTGCGGCATAACCTGCTGAAAAACAGGATGGATATAGCATATGATGCCTATCTTTCAGGCGCAGTACTGACTTCCATAATAGGTTCGCTTGTTGCATTAATAGGCTTTATATTAATAATTACATTCATTGGGGTTCCCGAATTCAGGGCAACAAGATTGACCTTTCCTGCATGGTTTGCGCCATATCTGGAGTACAAATCCCTGCTAATAGCGTTAGTTGGCGCAGTCGTAATCACAATTGTGGTTTTCATTGTAATCTATCAATTGTTCCTGCTCTATCCTGTATTGATGTCAAGCGACAGGAAACGACGAATAGATATAATGCTTCCTTATGCGGTCAACTATATGTCCGCCATGTCCGGAGCAGGTGTATTTCCTGCAGACCTTTTCAGGTCTCTTGCAAGTAATCCCATCTATGGTGAGGTTTCTGTTGAATGTCGTTATATGGTGCGTGACCTTGAAGTTCTTGGTACGGACCTTGTAACCGCCATGAAGAACCTTTCGTTGACAACTCCGTCTCTGATGTTGCAGGATTTCCTGCAGGGAGCAATAACGGTTGTAACTTCAGGAGGAGAACTTGAGACCTATTTCGAGATAAAGACAGAACAGTATCTTCTGGAAAACAGACAGCGTCAAAAAGAGTTTCTGGAGACACTGGGCCTTCTTGGAGAGACATATGTCACTGCCTTTGTGGCCGGACCTCTTTTCCTGATAGTGGTTATATCGATCATGTCTATCATGGGTAATGCGCAGATGATCTTTCTGTATCTGATAATCTATGCCATCATCCCGATTGGTAGCATTATGTATGTTATCCTTATAAGCAGTATGACTCCGGAGACCTGA
- a CDS encoding type II/IV secretion system ATPase subunit: MDDDIAKEKDVKKDSSNLSDNNKAGNPTSSTDTGKVLSSDHIVLEEDQSASMQSGLSSEQLSDKDNGSVSLPDGLSGINDPEESLADDNTFEAVPFADEDAFVDELADLILPDDEVVSIEELKSKVDASLADSSYVDEVSDELELRWEKVATEVFKEEPVEEETDEEEEETETLLDRVNKIFARKKINTDPYNMIEHGPIVDFTIPADSPYKEVELYEVNPPYAYVRIAYDPATHEFQYQALEPVLTEKEEELLESIKLKFVETLDINLKEISRKNAETYLRDNIMAYLQEYQIDISPKKRERIIYHLIRDYVGYGEIDILMRDSFLEDISCDGPDTPIYVYHKEYNSIPTSIEFVDDDELDSFAIRIAQICGRHVSIANPLLDATMPDGSRIQLTLGREITTRGSTFTIRRFKDNPITPTNLIDFHTFSTAMMAYLWLSVESNKSLIFAGGTASGKTTAMNAVSLFIQPEMKIVSIEDTRELNLSHPNWIPGVTRQSFAGGDKGSIEMYELLRASLRQRPEYILVGEVRGAEAYVLFQAMSTGHTTFSTMHADSVQSVVHRLENPPINVPRIMIQALDLVSIQVQVKVGDERVRRCKTLTEIVGVDPRTGELLTNDVFTWDASRDMFQYSGRSYVVESVMESRGWTEERVREELKRRQDILEWAREKNIIHFREFAKIVVTYNREPETIMKIVRQDLYG; encoded by the coding sequence ATGGATGATGATATAGCTAAAGAAAAGGATGTTAAAAAGGATTCCTCCAATCTTTCTGATAATAATAAAGCCGGGAATCCTACATCTTCGACAGACACTGGAAAAGTGCTGTCATCAGATCATATTGTGCTTGAAGAGGACCAATCTGCTTCAATGCAGTCCGGTTTATCTTCTGAGCAACTTTCAGATAAGGATAATGGTTCTGTTTCACTACCTGATGGTCTTTCCGGAATCAATGATCCGGAGGAAAGTCTGGCTGACGATAATACTTTTGAGGCCGTACCGTTTGCTGATGAGGATGCGTTTGTGGATGAACTTGCAGACCTGATCCTGCCTGATGATGAAGTAGTAAGCATAGAGGAGCTCAAAAGTAAAGTAGATGCTTCACTGGCAGACAGCTCATATGTAGATGAGGTATCCGATGAATTAGAGCTCAGGTGGGAAAAGGTAGCAACAGAAGTTTTCAAGGAAGAGCCTGTTGAAGAAGAAACAGATGAGGAAGAGGAAGAGACCGAGACCCTTCTGGACCGTGTAAACAAGATTTTTGCAAGAAAGAAAATCAACACTGATCCCTATAACATGATCGAGCATGGCCCGATCGTTGATTTCACCATACCTGCGGACAGTCCGTACAAGGAAGTTGAACTGTACGAGGTAAACCCTCCCTATGCCTATGTGAGAATTGCATACGACCCGGCCACGCATGAATTCCAGTATCAGGCCCTTGAACCTGTACTTACTGAAAAGGAAGAGGAATTGCTTGAGTCGATAAAACTGAAATTCGTGGAAACTCTTGACATAAATTTGAAAGAAATATCCAGAAAGAATGCAGAGACATATTTACGTGATAATATAATGGCGTATCTTCAGGAATATCAGATCGATATTTCTCCCAAGAAGCGTGAAAGGATAATCTATCACCTGATACGGGATTATGTGGGCTACGGAGAGATCGATATACTGATGAGGGACAGCTTCCTCGAGGATATCTCATGTGATGGTCCTGATACTCCGATCTATGTTTACCATAAGGAATACAACTCCATACCTACCAGTATTGAGTTTGTAGACGATGATGAACTGGACTCTTTTGCAATAAGGATAGCACAGATATGTGGCAGACATGTGTCGATTGCAAATCCGCTTCTGGATGCAACAATGCCGGACGGTTCCCGTATACAGCTGACACTGGGCAGGGAGATCACTACCCGTGGAAGTACCTTCACTATTAGGAGATTCAAGGACAACCCGATAACACCTACCAACCTTATAGATTTCCATACTTTCTCAACTGCCATGATGGCTTATTTGTGGTTGTCTGTGGAATCCAATAAGAGTCTTATCTTTGCAGGAGGTACGGCATCAGGAAAGACCACTGCCATGAACGCGGTTTCTCTTTTCATCCAGCCTGAGATGAAAATAGTATCCATCGAGGATACAAGGGAGCTCAATCTTTCCCATCCCAACTGGATTCCGGGTGTCACCAGACAATCATTTGCAGGTGGTGACAAGGGCTCCATTGAGATGTACGAGCTATTGAGGGCTTCCCTGAGACAAAGGCCGGAATACATTCTTGTGGGTGAGGTCCGAGGAGCAGAAGCCTATGTGCTGTTCCAGGCAATGTCCACGGGTCACACAACATTCTCCACCATGCACGCAGATTCGGTGCAGTCAGTGGTTCACAGGCTTGAGAACCCGCCGATAAATGTTCCAAGGATCATGATACAGGCTCTCGATCTTGTATCAATCCAGGTTCAGGTAAAGGTCGGTGATGAACGTGTCAGAAGGTGTAAGACGCTGACCGAGATCGTAGGAGTTGATCCGAGGACCGGTGAGTTACTCACAAACGATGTATTCACCTGGGATGCTTCCAGGGATATGTTCCAGTATTCAGGAAGGTCGTATGTTGTTGAAAGTGTGATGGAGAGCCGGGGATGGACGGAAGAGAGGGTGCGTGAAGAACTAAAGCGACGCCAGGACATCCTTGAGTGGGCCCGTGAGAAGAATATTATTCACTTCAGGGAATTTGCAAAGATCGTGGTCACATACAACCGTGAACCGGAAACAATAATGAAGATTGTAAGGCAGGATCTCTATGGTTAA
- a CDS encoding ferritin-like domain-containing protein, which produces MGTKGVQLLETLGVDVNDLIESLNKALADEWLAYYQYWVGSKVIKGPMREAAAAELLEHANDELRHADMLSNRIMQLGGTPVLSPEEWSKIGNCGYESPEDPFVKRILEQNIKGEQCAIQVYNSILEKVKDKDPVTYEIVLEILTDEIEHEDDLQAVLEDIELIQKQ; this is translated from the coding sequence ATGGGAACAAAAGGAGTACAATTACTTGAAACACTTGGAGTGGATGTAAACGACCTGATCGAGTCCTTAAATAAGGCTCTTGCAGACGAATGGCTTGCATACTACCAGTACTGGGTCGGTTCAAAAGTGATCAAGGGTCCGATGAGAGAAGCTGCTGCTGCCGAACTTCTCGAACATGCAAATGACGAGCTCAGGCATGCGGATATGCTGTCCAACAGGATCATGCAACTCGGGGGAACCCCGGTGCTCTCACCGGAAGAGTGGAGCAAGATCGGCAACTGTGGTTATGAATCACCGGAAGATCCCTTTGTCAAAAGAATACTCGAACAGAACATAAAGGGTGAGCAGTGTGCGATCCAGGTCTATAATTCCATACTTGAGAAAGTAAAGGATAAGGATCCCGTAACATACGAGATCGTATTGGAGATCCTTACCGATGAAATCGAGCATGAAGATGACCTTCAGGCAGTGCTTGAAGACATCGAGCTTATACAGAAACAATAA
- a CDS encoding Fur family transcriptional regulator encodes MIKKEAKDIKYTNQRIEILDFLRKFDGHPTVEDVYEGVRKKLTRISKATVYKNLRFLAEKGLIKEVNIKGVSRFEANLVPHHHIICIGCGSITDYESEDLTDYSLKVAGDIENFEVESTDTNFYGICKDCKEE; translated from the coding sequence ATGATCAAAAAGGAAGCAAAAGACATCAAGTACACAAATCAGCGGATAGAGATACTGGATTTCCTCAGGAAATTCGATGGTCATCCCACTGTGGAAGATGTCTATGAAGGAGTAAGAAAGAAACTGACAAGGATCAGCAAAGCTACCGTATACAAAAACCTCAGGTTCCTGGCAGAAAAGGGTCTGATCAAAGAGGTTAACATAAAGGGTGTCTCAAGATTTGAAGCAAACCTTGTTCCGCATCACCATATAATCTGTATCGGATGCGGAAGTATAACCGACTATGAGTCAGAGGATCTGACCGACTATTCCCTCAAAGTAGCCGGGGACATTGAGAATTTCGAAGTGGAGAGTACAGATACGAATTTCTATGGAATATGTAAGGATTGTAAGGAGGAGTAA
- a CDS encoding exodeoxyribonuclease III: protein MTKMNIISWNVNGIRAVQKKGFVEWLQKEQPDILCVQETKAQKQQLKDELINIDGYNSYFSSAERKGYSGVAIYSKNEPESIRCGFGIEKFDREGRTLIADYGDFVLFNTYFPNGKASSERLDYKMEFYDAFLEYADTLKGKGRKLIICGDVNTAHREIDLARPKENEKVSGFLPEEREWIDKLLSHGYVDTFRHFNKEPEQYTWWSMRTRARERNVGWRIDYFYASENAMGNITDSYIMPDVTGSDHCPIGLELDI from the coding sequence ATGACAAAAATGAATATTATTTCCTGGAATGTGAACGGTATAAGGGCAGTCCAAAAAAAGGGTTTTGTGGAGTGGCTGCAGAAAGAGCAGCCCGATATTCTATGCGTACAGGAGACAAAGGCACAAAAGCAGCAGCTCAAGGACGAGCTTATCAACATTGATGGCTATAACAGTTATTTTTCCTCGGCTGAAAGAAAGGGTTACAGCGGTGTTGCGATCTACAGCAAGAACGAACCTGAAAGTATCAGATGCGGATTCGGTATCGAGAAGTTTGACCGTGAGGGACGTACACTGATAGCTGATTACGGAGATTTTGTACTGTTCAACACCTATTTCCCAAACGGCAAGGCATCCAGTGAAAGGCTTGATTATAAGATGGAATTCTATGATGCGTTTCTGGAGTATGCCGATACACTGAAAGGAAAGGGCAGAAAACTGATAATCTGCGGGGATGTCAACACAGCCCACCGGGAAATTGACCTTGCCCGACCTAAAGAGAATGAAAAGGTATCAGGTTTCCTGCCGGAGGAAAGGGAATGGATCGATAAATTGCTGAGCCATGGTTATGTTGATACTTTCAGGCACTTTAACAAGGAACCTGAACAATATACCTGGTGGAGCATGCGCACCCGTGCAAGGGAGAGAAATGTCGGCTGGAGAATCGATTATTTCTATGCAAGCGAAAATGCCATGGGCAATATAACTGATTCCTACATTATGCCGGATGTAACAGGCTCGGATCACTGTCCCATCGGATTGGAACTTGATATATGA
- a CDS encoding MBL fold metallo-hydrolase, producing MPLPDKKVIYLKLEFKGASREVGRSAVLVDDSIMLDYGLKPGEHTQYPLNGSKPDAVLVSHAHLDHAGAVPNLMDMAPEVFMTPLTFDLAAMLARDTLKIADRKGEDAGFDSMDLSRFMQKTNTIDPDIEFHTHGYRAQFHDAGHIPGAASIYLEGKDSKSLFYTGDINTLDTRLVFGAGDFPDADTLIIESTYFGEDHPPRKEMENAFIDSLMDTLNIGGNVIIPAFAIGRTQEILMLLESHGIGAYVDGMGVSAYKLMMKYPHYLRNPNQLKRAFKNATIVSGRKRDKVPLESSVIVTTAGMLNGGPVMYYLKKIFKDPKSKILITGYQVEGTNGRMALDNGVIENDGVIQQLGIKVEQYDFSAHCGDRELKAIVSEFCDRGTEHVFTMHGDDTESFAEWIREEIGVDAHAPELGEKFNV from the coding sequence ATGCCATTGCCTGATAAAAAGGTGATTTATCTGAAATTAGAATTCAAAGGAGCTTCCAGGGAAGTAGGGCGTTCGGCAGTACTTGTTGATGACAGTATCATGCTGGACTACGGATTAAAACCAGGGGAACATACACAGTATCCACTCAACGGTTCAAAACCGGATGCAGTACTTGTATCACACGCACATCTCGACCATGCCGGCGCCGTTCCGAATCTTATGGATATGGCACCGGAAGTATTCATGACCCCGCTTACCTTCGATCTTGCGGCCATGCTTGCCAGGGATACCCTGAAGATCGCAGATAGAAAAGGAGAAGATGCAGGTTTTGACAGTATGGACCTGTCCCGGTTCATGCAAAAAACAAACACGATCGATCCGGATATTGAGTTCCATACCCACGGCTACAGGGCACAGTTCCATGACGCAGGTCATATTCCCGGTGCTGCTTCCATATATCTGGAAGGAAAGGATTCAAAGAGCCTCTTCTATACCGGTGATATAAATACGCTTGACACCAGACTGGTTTTTGGTGCAGGGGATTTCCCTGATGCTGATACCCTTATTATCGAGAGTACCTATTTCGGAGAGGATCATCCTCCGAGAAAGGAAATGGAAAACGCATTCATAGATTCTCTTATGGACACACTCAACATAGGAGGAAATGTGATCATTCCTGCCTTTGCCATCGGAAGAACACAGGAAATACTAATGCTTCTTGAGTCGCATGGCATCGGGGCGTATGTTGACGGGATGGGAGTTTCCGCCTACAAACTCATGATGAAGTATCCGCATTATCTGCGTAACCCCAACCAGCTCAAAAGGGCGTTCAAGAACGCTACCATTGTTTCGGGCAGAAAAAGGGATAAAGTACCCCTTGAGTCCTCAGTAATAGTCACCACCGCAGGAATGCTTAACGGCGGACCTGTTATGTATTATCTTAAGAAGATATTCAAGGACCCAAAATCCAAGATACTGATCACAGGTTACCAGGTTGAAGGAACAAACGGCAGAATGGCCCTGGATAATGGGGTCATAGAGAATGATGGTGTCATTCAGCAACTTGGAATAAAGGTTGAACAGTATGATTTCTCAGCCCACTGTGGTGACAGAGAACTGAAGGCCATCGTCTCCGAATTCTGCGACAGGGGTACCGAGCATGTATTCACCATGCATGGTGATGATACGGAAAGTTTTGCCGAATGGATTAGAGAAGAGATAGGTGTGGATGCCCACGCACCTGAGCTTGGAGAGAAATTCAACGTATAG
- a CDS encoding peroxiredoxin, which translates to MPLIGDDAPSFKAETTNGQINFPTDYKGKWVVLFSHPADFTPVCTTEFMTFASMQDEFKELNCELIGLSIDSIYAHIAWLRTIKEKIEYKGMKDIEITFPVIADLKMDVAKKFGMVQPNASDTQAVRAVFVMDPKAKIRAILYYPLSNGRNMDEIKRLLLALQKSDAEDIATPANWQPGDDVIIPPPGSCGTAKERVESAEEGKYCLDWFMCFRKQS; encoded by the coding sequence ATGCCACTTATAGGGGACGATGCACCGTCTTTTAAAGCAGAAACGACCAACGGACAGATCAATTTCCCGACAGATTACAAGGGTAAGTGGGTGGTCCTTTTCAGCCATCCGGCGGATTTCACACCGGTATGTACCACCGAGTTCATGACCTTTGCAAGCATGCAGGATGAGTTCAAAGAGCTCAACTGTGAACTGATCGGATTGTCAATTGACAGCATATACGCACACATTGCATGGCTGAGAACCATCAAAGAGAAGATCGAATACAAGGGAATGAAGGACATTGAGATTACCTTCCCGGTAATCGCCGATCTTAAGATGGATGTGGCAAAGAAATTCGGAATGGTACAGCCAAATGCTTCGGACACCCAGGCCGTAAGGGCGGTATTCGTGATGGACCCGAAGGCAAAGATCAGGGCAATACTCTACTATCCGCTTTCCAACGGAAGGAACATGGATGAGATCAAAAGGCTCCTGCTGGCACTGCAGAAATCAGATGCTGAAGACATTGCAACCCCTGCAAACTGGCAGCCAGGAGATGATGTGATCATTCCACCACCAGGATCATGCGGAACAGCAAAGGAAAGAGTCGAGTCAGCAGAGGAAGGCAAGTACTGTCTTGACTGGTTCATGTGCTTCAGGAAACAATCCTGA
- the minD gene encoding cell division ATPase MinD — protein sequence MTAKIYTIISGKGGTGSTTTVINIGAALAGFAKKTLIIDMDLGMPTVGLMLGLETKTTLHDVLSGDADIKDAIYDGPSNLKILPGSISLHSFLNTDPDKLAGLVESVKDDFEFIIIDSPTGISKNSMAAISLADELIQLMNPDIASLAGAMKVKAISDSLEKQFFGIIVNRTGVVKNELSSERIETALGLKILEILPEDPNIRNSVAFKAPVVVKYPGSPVSVGFNRLSAEISGIKVPAVETFVEEKNSKKKGKRKLLSINRK from the coding sequence ATGACCGCAAAAATATACACAATCATATCAGGAAAAGGTGGTACAGGTTCTACCACTACTGTGATCAATATCGGAGCTGCTCTTGCAGGATTTGCAAAAAAAACACTTATCATTGACATGGATCTGGGTATGCCCACCGTAGGGTTGATGCTTGGCCTTGAAACAAAAACAACTTTGCATGATGTTCTTTCAGGTGATGCCGATATCAAGGATGCCATATATGATGGGCCAAGCAACCTGAAGATATTACCCGGCAGCATTTCTCTGCATAGTTTTTTGAATACCGATCCTGATAAGCTGGCAGGTCTGGTCGAAAGTGTCAAAGACGACTTCGAGTTCATAATTATCGATTCTCCAACGGGTATCAGTAAGAATTCCATGGCAGCAATATCTCTGGCAGATGAGCTTATACAGCTAATGAACCCTGATATTGCGTCTCTGGCCGGTGCGATGAAGGTCAAAGCAATCTCTGACTCTCTGGAAAAGCAGTTCTTCGGGATTATTGTGAACAGGACAGGAGTAGTAAAGAATGAACTCAGCAGTGAGCGTATAGAGACCGCTCTTGGCCTAAAGATCCTTGAGATACTTCCTGAAGATCCTAACATCAGGAACTCTGTGGCATTCAAAGCACCTGTTGTAGTTAAATATCCCGGATCTCCCGTGTCTGTAGGCTTTAACAGGCTCTCAGCTGAAATATCAGGTATCAAAGTTCCTGCGGTTGAGACTTTCGTTGAGGAAAAGAACAGTAAAAAGAAGGGCAAACGAAAACTGTTGTCTATAAACCGCAAGTGA
- a CDS encoding DUF367 family protein, which yields MKDKDIKLFIYHASQCDPKKCTGKKMARFELARMFDKINRIPRESILLDPMAEKALSPHDNANKGITVLDCSWEHVEEVFPKLLKLRLQHRALPFLVAGNPVNFGKPFKLTSAEAFAASLYILGNKEQAHTVMSKFNWGHTFLELNHEPLEEYSAARDSKEILEIQSEYI from the coding sequence ATGAAAGATAAAGACATCAAACTCTTCATATACCATGCAAGCCAGTGCGATCCAAAAAAGTGTACGGGTAAGAAGATGGCACGTTTTGAGCTTGCCAGGATGTTTGATAAGATCAACAGGATTCCCAGAGAATCCATTCTCCTGGACCCTATGGCTGAGAAAGCTCTCTCACCACATGACAATGCAAACAAAGGTATTACAGTACTTGATTGTTCATGGGAGCATGTGGAAGAGGTATTCCCGAAACTGTTGAAGCTCAGGCTGCAGCACAGGGCACTTCCTTTCCTGGTTGCGGGAAATCCGGTGAATTTTGGAAAGCCTTTCAAACTTACCTCTGCAGAGGCCTTTGCCGCTTCACTATATATTCTTGGCAATAAAGAACAGGCACACACAGTTATGAGCAAGTTCAACTGGGGACACACATTTCTGGAATTGAATCACGAACCCCTGGAAGAATATTCAGCCGCAAGGGACAGTAAAGAAATACTTGAGATTCAAAGCGAGTATATATAA
- a CDS encoding TIGR00725 family protein, producing MKLQIGVIGAGTCDAQLQEKAKQVGQEIAKNDAFLLCGGLGGVMEAASKGAREAGGTTVGIVPGNDRDSPNPYIDIAILTNMGHARNAIIAQSCDALIAVGGEYGTLSEIALSLKMGKSVITLESKWDIEGTTRADSPQQAVKLAIEAAKKSKSAHISSSNPMGQ from the coding sequence ATGAAACTGCAGATAGGTGTGATCGGTGCCGGCACATGTGATGCACAGCTACAGGAAAAAGCCAAACAGGTAGGTCAGGAGATAGCAAAAAATGATGCCTTCCTGTTATGTGGAGGACTTGGCGGAGTCATGGAAGCCGCTTCAAAGGGAGCAAGAGAAGCAGGCGGTACAACCGTGGGTATCGTTCCCGGAAACGACAGAGACAGCCCGAACCCTTATATTGACATTGCCATTCTCACAAACATGGGACATGCAAGAAATGCAATCATTGCCCAGTCATGTGATGCCCTGATAGCGGTGGGAGGAGAATACGGGACTCTCTCGGAAATTGCTCTTTCCCTGAAAATGGGAAAAAGTGTGATCACACTCGAATCAAAATGGGATATCGAAGGTACGACCAGGGCAGACTCCCCGCAACAAGCCGTAAAACTGGCCATCGAAGCTGCAAAGAAATCAAAATCAGCTCATATATCAAGTTCCAATCCGATGGGACAGTGA
- a CDS encoding DNA topoisomerase I: MHLIIAEKHIAAKRIANILSPKKLKKVRVSGVDTYEFGSEEDKKVFIGLSGHIVKLDFPKAYNNWQKVESKDLIDAEIVTASTQVKIVSALKKLGKQATKVTIATDYDREGELIGVEALDILKNVNSEIEFDRVHYSAITPKEIEQAFGNPTKIDFNLADAGHSRQVIDLVWGASLTRFISLAAGRLGNMFLSVGRVQSPTLALIVEREKERDVFIPKPYWELSANLRTGKGEEFKVEHKTKRFWKKEEVDEILKKIGDTATVSSVNTSTKTDKPPTPFNTTEFISAASSIGFTAANAMRIAESLYMNGFISYPRTDNTVYPESIDLRAQIEVFSKGPFKEYAKKLLQKKELKPTRGKKETTDHPPIYPASLAKKSELNEQEWKVYELVVRRFFATFAEPAQWQTIRARFDIDSEEFKANGARLIVPGWRWYYHYNAPEDRLLPELKEGEKLEVLDKIIEDKETKPPGRYGQGRLIRIMEELGLGTKATRHEIISKLYSRAYIHGNPLQPTKTAYAVVEALEKFAPTISKHDMTSKLEADMDRIAEGQIPEDEVLNESREMLFSIFEELEENKDNVSEALRAGLREDKIIGNCPNCGSNLMVMRSRKGSRFIGCEGYPDCNFALPLPRGGKIIVTDKTCEDHDLYHVTIINSGKRPWKLGCPHCNFEEWQKAQEEEKKNNNGKIKPKKITDISGIGKVTAGKLEDAGVSEVDDLIEVDAFELAKTTNIPVKKIRNWQDAIA, translated from the coding sequence ATGCATCTCATCATAGCAGAAAAACACATTGCAGCAAAGAGGATAGCAAATATCCTTTCACCGAAGAAGCTGAAAAAAGTACGCGTCAGCGGAGTTGATACCTACGAATTCGGCTCTGAAGAAGATAAGAAGGTGTTCATCGGACTCAGCGGGCATATAGTAAAGCTGGATTTCCCGAAGGCATACAACAACTGGCAGAAGGTTGAGTCAAAGGATCTTATTGACGCCGAGATCGTCACAGCTTCCACCCAGGTAAAAATCGTGTCCGCACTTAAGAAACTGGGTAAGCAGGCCACAAAGGTGACAATTGCCACTGACTATGACAGGGAAGGTGAGCTCATCGGTGTCGAAGCCCTTGACATACTGAAAAATGTGAATTCGGAAATCGAATTCGACCGTGTTCACTACAGTGCCATCACACCAAAGGAAATAGAGCAAGCTTTTGGAAATCCCACTAAAATAGATTTCAACCTGGCAGATGCGGGACATTCAAGACAGGTCATCGATCTTGTATGGGGTGCTTCGCTTACCCGTTTTATCTCTCTTGCCGCCGGGCGTCTCGGGAACATGTTCCTTTCCGTGGGAAGGGTACAGTCACCGACACTTGCCCTGATCGTCGAGCGGGAAAAAGAAAGGGATGTATTCATTCCCAAACCCTACTGGGAACTTTCAGCCAATCTCAGGACGGGAAAAGGTGAAGAATTCAAGGTCGAACACAAGACAAAGCGCTTCTGGAAGAAGGAAGAGGTTGACGAGATATTAAAAAAGATCGGAGACACCGCCACGGTATCCAGTGTCAACACATCCACCAAGACGGACAAACCTCCAACACCATTCAATACCACGGAGTTCATCAGTGCGGCAAGTTCCATCGGTTTCACGGCAGCAAATGCCATGAGGATAGCCGAATCCCTGTATATGAACGGTTTCATCTCGTACCCAAGGACAGATAATACAGTCTATCCCGAAAGTATTGACCTGAGGGCACAGATCGAGGTATTCAGCAAGGGACCCTTCAAGGAATATGCAAAGAAGCTTCTTCAGAAAAAAGAGCTAAAACCCACAAGGGGTAAGAAAGAGACAACAGACCACCCTCCTATCTATCCAGCATCCCTTGCAAAAAAGTCAGAGCTCAATGAACAGGAATGGAAGGTCTACGAACTTGTTGTCAGGCGTTTCTTTGCAACCTTTGCAGAACCCGCCCAGTGGCAGACCATCAGAGCGAGATTTGACATCGATTCCGAGGAATTCAAGGCCAATGGTGCGCGGCTGATAGTTCCCGGATGGAGATGGTACTATCACTATAATGCTCCGGAGGACAGGCTCCTGCCGGAACTTAAAGAAGGGGAAAAACTCGAGGTCCTGGATAAGATCATTGAGGACAAGGAAACAAAACCGCCCGGAAGATACGGACAGGGAAGACTCATACGTATCATGGAAGAGCTCGGACTCGGTACCAAGGCCACACGCCATGAGATAATAAGCAAACTATACTCAAGGGCATATATTCATGGAAACCCTCTTCAGCCCACCAAGACCGCCTATGCAGTGGTGGAAGCACTGGAGAAGTTCGCACCCACCATATCAAAGCATGATATGACAAGTAAGCTGGAAGCTGACATGGACCGGATAGCAGAGGGTCAGATACCGGAAGATGAAGTCCTGAACGAGTCAAGGGAAATGCTGTTCTCCATCTTCGAGGAACTTGAGGAGAACAAGGACAATGTCAGTGAAGCCCTGCGTGCCGGTCTGAGAGAGGATAAGATCATAGGTAACTGTCCTAACTGTGGCTCCAACCTCATGGTAATGCGTTCCAGAAAGGGATCAAGGTTCATCGGATGTGAGGGTTATCCCGACTGTAATTTCGCACTGCCGCTTCCAAGAGGAGGCAAGATCATAGTTACGGATAAGACCTGCGAGGATCACGATCTTTATCACGTCACAATTATCAATTCCGGGAAAAGGCCCTGGAAACTGGGATGTCCCCACTGCAATTTCGAAGAATGGCAGAAGGCCCAGGAAGAAGAGAAAAAGAATAATAATGGCAAGATCAAACCAAAGAAGATAACGGATATATCCGGTATCGGAAAGGTAACTGCAGGGAAACTTGAAGATGCAGGCGTATCCGAGGTCGATGATCTGATCGAAGTTGATGCTTTCGAACTTGCAAAGACCACTAACATACCTGTGAAAAAGATCAGGAACTGGCAGGATGCCATTGCCTGA